From a single Maylandia zebra isolate NMK-2024a linkage group LG3, Mzebra_GT3a, whole genome shotgun sequence genomic region:
- the LOC101479126 gene encoding natural killer cells antigen CD94 isoform X2 has product MESSQGHGDGEAKRETLAVILAAAPEASQTSRQELLEQLQQCQKQQRDVNLMLHTVTQDSRCSLCPEKWLWWMGRCYFFSVGLQENRQWNESAEFCRQHNSSLVVIEDSAEMDFIQGVMRNFSQVPFLWVGLTDAKQEGQWLWGDGRAVQHYMQVMVEWDSDHRDCADLRGGASLFAADCEEYGPWACKKEY; this is encoded by the exons ATGGAGTCTTCACAAGGACACGGAGACGGTGAAGCTAAGAGGGAAACACTTGCag tCATATTGGCAGCAGCACCAGAAGCAAGTCAGACATCAAGGCAGGAACTGctggagcagctgcagcagtGCCAGAAACAGCAGCGTGACGTGAACCTGATGCTTCACACTGTCACTCAAG ACTCAAGGTGCAGTTTGTGCCCTGAAAAGTGGCTGTGGTGGATGGGACGTTGCTACTTCTTCTCAGTCGGACTGCAGGAAAATCGGCAATGGAATGAGAGCGCCGAGTTCTGCCGGCAGCACAACAGCAGCCTGGTTGTAATCGAAGACTCTGCAGAGATG GATTTCATCCAAGGAGTGATGAGGAACTTCTCCCAGGTTCCTTTCCTGTGGGTGGGACTGACAGATGCCAAGCAGGAGGGTCAGTGGCTGTGGGGCGATGGGAGGGCAGTCCAGCACTACATGCA GGTGATGGTGGAGTGGGATTCTGATCACAGGGACTGCGCAGACCTGAGGGGAGGCGCGAGTCTGTTCGCCGCTGACTGTGAAGAGTACGGACCGTGGGCTTGCAAGAAGGAGTACTGA
- the LOC101479594 gene encoding butyrophilin subfamily 3 member A1, whose product MMEMKSILKPKRKVSMLLSGEDGSATQSSSIGAVRWNLPTHDESSQPHSSVPSRPTNSLNKQSQQQTRQNGLKDLRSLQECVQFIQQWKEQVDQVCKEALDPGEGTTKDAQRSQGRAERSLEESRKLILQWADELRDVDRLLKETPWLSDSHEHETKDKDASEVAHMRIMEWAKELQEASERCGVQSDELGKVLRVLTLKKNRLIRLMPLLEFITWSLLKEGSTKIVPQLWLLAKQKSWEAGIPRYIPNSVWGWICSAAADVILDPMTNHPWLLLSDDQRKVQESSVVSEQPQSSQRFDEWPCVLGREGFSSGRHYWEVNIANNGYWRVGVTTADSERHGKFTMMPKKGYWVLWRSTHKFYACSKPEKELPLSLVPRRMGVYLDYEEGQISFYNAETKSHIYTFTGTFREKLYPLFAPLDGRTLMTIIPPNNISGK is encoded by the exons ATGATGGAAATGAAAAGTATCCTAAAGCCCAAAAGAA AGGTGAGCATGCTGCTGTCTGGGGAGGACGGCAGCGCCACCCAGAGCAGTTCCATCGGGGCCGTACGCTGGAACCTGCCCACCCATGATGAAAGCAGCCAGCCTCACAGCTCAGTCCCCAGCAGGCCCACCAACAGCCTCAATAAACAGTCACAG CAACAAACTCGCCAAAACGGCCTGAAAGATCTCCGCAGCCTGCAGGAGTGCGTGCAGTTTATCCAGCAGTGGAAGGAACAGGTGGATCAAGTGTGCAAG GAAGCTCTGGATCCAGGAGAAGGCACCACGAAGGACGCCCAGCGTTCACAGGGGCGCGCCGAACGCAGTCTCGAGGAGAGCAGGAAGCTAATCCTGCAGTGGGCCGATGAGCTCCGCGATGTTGACAGG CTCCTGAAGGAGACTCCCTGGCTATCTGACAGTCACGAACACGAAACTAAAGACAAGGATGCCAGTGAGGTGGCACACATGAGGATCATGGAGTGGGCAAAGGAGCTGCAGGAGGCGAGCGAG CGTTGTGGCGTTCAGAGCGATGAGCTGGGGAAGGTGCTGCGTGTGCTGACTCTGAAGAAGAACCGGCTGATCAGGCTGATGCCTCTGTTGGAGTTCATCACCTGGTCGCTGCTCAAGGAAGGAAGCACG AAAATCGTCCCACAGTTGTGGCTCCTGGCAAAGCAAAAGTCCTGGGAAGCAGGAATTCCTCGATACATCCCCAACTCAG tttggGGGTGGATCTGCAGCGCAGCAG CTGATGTGATTCTTGACCCCATGACCAACCACCCATGGCTGCTTCTCTCAGATGACCAGCGTAAAGTCCAGGAGTCCTCTGTAGTGTCAGAGCAGCCTCAAAGCTCCCAGCGCTTCGACGAATGGCCCTGTGTGCTCGGCAGGGAGGGCTTCAGCAGCGGCCGCCATTACTGGGAGGTGAACATAGCCAATAACGGTTACTGGCGCGTGGGCGTGACCACCGCTGACTCTGAGCGGCACGGGAAGTTCACCATGATGCCAAAGAAGGGCTACTGGGTGCTGTGGCGCAGCACGCACAAATTCTACGCCTGCAGCAAGCCAGAAAAGGAGCTCCCCCTCAGCCTCGTGCCCAGGCGCATGGGGGTCTACTTGGACTACGAAGAAGGGCAGATCTCCTTCTACAACGCTGAAACCAAGTCCCACATCTACACCTTCACTGGAACCTTTAGAGAGAAACTGTACCCTCTGTTCGCCCCACTGGATGGACGCACACTCATGACGATCATCCCGCCAAACAACATCTCAGGGAAATGA
- the tp53 gene encoding cellular tumor antigen p53 isoform X2, producing the protein MAEQGFEDLQLSQNLPFSQDSFKELWDQLPLDTISAVNSSTTGHDETWRPDGTMDMFQLINDQQLAEHFDEKLFELPNDALPKDGVTPPASTVPVTTDYPGECGFQLRFQKSGTAKSVTSTYSEVLNKLYCQLAKTSPIEVLVSKEPPQGAVLRATAVYKKTEHVADVVRRCPHHQNEDLYSAVEHRSHLIRVEGNQRAQYFEDLHTKRQSVTVPYEPPQLGSEMTTILLSFMCNSSCMGGMNRRPILTILTLETPEGLVLGRRCFEVRVCACPGRDRKTEEDNKQKKESGTKETKKRKSAPPPDTTSTKKSKCTSSAEEDDKEVFLLPVRGRERYEMLKKINDGLELLDKDSKSKSKVSVKHEVPVPSSGKRLLQRGERSDSD; encoded by the exons ATGGCAGAGCAGGGCTTTGAGGATTTACAGCTGAGCCAGAATCTACCCTTCAGCCAGGATTCATTTAAAGAGCTGTGGGACCAGCTACC TTTGGACACTATTTCCGCTGTGAACAGCAGTACAACAGGTCACGATGAAACCTGGAGGCCAGATGGCACCATGGATATGTTTCAG ctgatcaatgatcagcaaTTAGCTGAACACTTCGATGAAAAGCTCTTTGAGCTGCCAAATGATGCTTTGCCAAAAGATGGTGTTACACCTCCAGCCTCCACTGTTCCAGTCACAACAGATTACCCTGGTGAATGTGGGTTTCAGCTCAGATTCCAAAAGTCTGGAACGGCAAAATCGGTGACCTCAACT tACTCAGAGGTGCTCAACAAACTGTACTGTCAGCTGGCAAAGACCAGTCCCATTGAGGTGCTGGTGAGCAAGGAGCCTCCTCAGGGTGCTGTACTCAGGGCTACTGCCGTGTACAAGAAGACGGAGCACGTGGCTGATGTTGTTCGCAGATGTCCCCATCACCAGAACGAGGACC TCTATTCAGCTGTGGAGCATCGCAGCCATCTGATCAGAGTGGAGGGCAATCAGAGGGCTCAGTATTTTGAAGATCTacacacaaagagacagagTGTGACTGTACCATATGAGCCTCCACAG ttgGGCTCAGAGATGACCACTATCCTGCTGAGCTTCATGTGCAACAGCTCCTGCATGGGCGGGATGAACCGCAGACCTATCCTCACCATCCTGACCCTGGAGACTCCAGA GGGGCTGGTTTTGGGCCGGAGGTGCTTCGAGGTGCGCGTCTGCGCTTGTCCAGGCAGGGACCGTAAAACTGAGGAGGACAATAAACAGAAGAAGGAGAGCGGCaccaaagagacaaaaaaacgAA AGAGCGCACCACCTCCTGACACCACATCCACAAAGAAGTCCAAATGTACCTCCAGTGCTGAGGAGGACGACAAGGAGGTTTTTCTCCTCCCT GTTCGTGGGCGTGAGCGTTACGAGATGTTGAAGAAGATCAATGACGGTTTGGAGCTGCTTGACAAGGACAG CAAAAGCAAGTCAAAGGTCTCAGTGAAGCATGAGGTTCCTGTGCCCTCCAGTGGAAAGAGGCTgctgcagagaggagagaggagtgaCAGCGACTAA
- the LOC101479126 gene encoding natural killer cells antigen CD94 isoform X1, which translates to MESSQGHGDGEAKRETLAGAGSCQFCHLTVGVAIVIAALTLIAGLLLSFILFVILAAAPEASQTSRQELLEQLQQCQKQQRDVNLMLHTVTQDSRCSLCPEKWLWWMGRCYFFSVGLQENRQWNESAEFCRQHNSSLVVIEDSAEMDFIQGVMRNFSQVPFLWVGLTDAKQEGQWLWGDGRAVQHYMQVMVEWDSDHRDCADLRGGASLFAADCEEYGPWACKKEY; encoded by the exons ATGGAGTCTTCACAAGGACACGGAGACGGTGAAGCTAAGAGGGAAACACTTGCag GTGCAGGATCCTGTCAGTTTTGTCATCTAACAGTTGGAGTGGCTATTGTTATAGCAGCATTAACCCTGATCGCAGGACTCCTATTGTCCTTCATTTTATTTG tCATATTGGCAGCAGCACCAGAAGCAAGTCAGACATCAAGGCAGGAACTGctggagcagctgcagcagtGCCAGAAACAGCAGCGTGACGTGAACCTGATGCTTCACACTGTCACTCAAG ACTCAAGGTGCAGTTTGTGCCCTGAAAAGTGGCTGTGGTGGATGGGACGTTGCTACTTCTTCTCAGTCGGACTGCAGGAAAATCGGCAATGGAATGAGAGCGCCGAGTTCTGCCGGCAGCACAACAGCAGCCTGGTTGTAATCGAAGACTCTGCAGAGATG GATTTCATCCAAGGAGTGATGAGGAACTTCTCCCAGGTTCCTTTCCTGTGGGTGGGACTGACAGATGCCAAGCAGGAGGGTCAGTGGCTGTGGGGCGATGGGAGGGCAGTCCAGCACTACATGCA GGTGATGGTGGAGTGGGATTCTGATCACAGGGACTGCGCAGACCTGAGGGGAGGCGCGAGTCTGTTCGCCGCTGACTGTGAAGAGTACGGACCGTGGGCTTGCAAGAAGGAGTACTGA
- the tp53 gene encoding cellular tumor antigen p53 isoform X1, whose product MAEQGFEDLQLSQNLPFSQDSFKELWDQLPVAESLSVSLDTISAVNSSTTGHDETWRPDGTMDMFQLINDQQLAEHFDEKLFELPNDALPKDGVTPPASTVPVTTDYPGECGFQLRFQKSGTAKSVTSTYSEVLNKLYCQLAKTSPIEVLVSKEPPQGAVLRATAVYKKTEHVADVVRRCPHHQNEDLYSAVEHRSHLIRVEGNQRAQYFEDLHTKRQSVTVPYEPPQLGSEMTTILLSFMCNSSCMGGMNRRPILTILTLETPEGLVLGRRCFEVRVCACPGRDRKTEEDNKQKKESGTKETKKRKSAPPPDTTSTKKSKCTSSAEEDDKEVFLLPVRGRERYEMLKKINDGLELLDKDSKSKSKVSVKHEVPVPSSGKRLLQRGERSDSD is encoded by the exons ATGGCAGAGCAGGGCTTTGAGGATTTACAGCTGAGCCAGAATCTACCCTTCAGCCAGGATTCATTTAAAGAGCTGTGGGACCAGCTACC TGTGGCTGAATCTCTGTCTGTCAGTTTGGACACTATTTCCGCTGTGAACAGCAGTACAACAGGTCACGATGAAACCTGGAGGCCAGATGGCACCATGGATATGTTTCAG ctgatcaatgatcagcaaTTAGCTGAACACTTCGATGAAAAGCTCTTTGAGCTGCCAAATGATGCTTTGCCAAAAGATGGTGTTACACCTCCAGCCTCCACTGTTCCAGTCACAACAGATTACCCTGGTGAATGTGGGTTTCAGCTCAGATTCCAAAAGTCTGGAACGGCAAAATCGGTGACCTCAACT tACTCAGAGGTGCTCAACAAACTGTACTGTCAGCTGGCAAAGACCAGTCCCATTGAGGTGCTGGTGAGCAAGGAGCCTCCTCAGGGTGCTGTACTCAGGGCTACTGCCGTGTACAAGAAGACGGAGCACGTGGCTGATGTTGTTCGCAGATGTCCCCATCACCAGAACGAGGACC TCTATTCAGCTGTGGAGCATCGCAGCCATCTGATCAGAGTGGAGGGCAATCAGAGGGCTCAGTATTTTGAAGATCTacacacaaagagacagagTGTGACTGTACCATATGAGCCTCCACAG ttgGGCTCAGAGATGACCACTATCCTGCTGAGCTTCATGTGCAACAGCTCCTGCATGGGCGGGATGAACCGCAGACCTATCCTCACCATCCTGACCCTGGAGACTCCAGA GGGGCTGGTTTTGGGCCGGAGGTGCTTCGAGGTGCGCGTCTGCGCTTGTCCAGGCAGGGACCGTAAAACTGAGGAGGACAATAAACAGAAGAAGGAGAGCGGCaccaaagagacaaaaaaacgAA AGAGCGCACCACCTCCTGACACCACATCCACAAAGAAGTCCAAATGTACCTCCAGTGCTGAGGAGGACGACAAGGAGGTTTTTCTCCTCCCT GTTCGTGGGCGTGAGCGTTACGAGATGTTGAAGAAGATCAATGACGGTTTGGAGCTGCTTGACAAGGACAG CAAAAGCAAGTCAAAGGTCTCAGTGAAGCATGAGGTTCCTGTGCCCTCCAGTGGAAAGAGGCTgctgcagagaggagagaggagtgaCAGCGACTAA
- the LOC143414086 gene encoding uncharacterized protein LOC143414086, whose translation MKESSVTLTLQTVSPEDWQPSTSSTSIRYPTNSEYVQAVKTLVMKYPFLKDREGNGYLCNELGWIQPTTGNVSQRFREGLSCVAAKVIDLTQGKTPLYQLYLDAREEALTDDLPDLDTRAALLFLPYVFKEKLDLFVILGEVHPKTPYPTVQLLHEDWKPVFSRSAPNIVKLDGSEVCRSSCIFEGIISSFCLYFVFNLAYPKHLKNTLIFLQKYIVKIDEGEDRPLPITVTRQINLLY comes from the exons ATGAAGGAATCTTCAGTGACGCTGACTCTACAGACTGTCTCTCCAGAAGACTGGCAACCATCTACTTCGTCAACTTCAATAAG GTATCCCACAAATTCTGAATATGTGCAAGCTGTGAAGACGCTGGTAATGAAGTATCCTTTCCTCAAGGATCGTGAGGGAAATGGTTAT CTGTGCAACGAACTCGGGTGGATCCAACCAACAACGGGTAATGTAAGCCAGCGATTTCGTGAAGGGCTCTCATGTGTTGCAGCAAAGGTGATTGACCTTACACAAGGGAAAACCCCACTCTACCAGCTCTACCTTGATGCAAGAGAGGAGGCTCTCACTGATGACCTACCgg ATCTTGACACAAGGGCTGCACTTTTATTCCTGCCATACGTCTTCAAGGAGAAACTGGATCTCTTTGTCATACTTGGAGAG GTTCATCCTAAAACCCCCTATCCAACTGTTCAGCTACTTCATGAAGACTGGAAACCAGTGTTCTCCAGAAGCGCTCCAAACATTGTGAAGTTGGATGGCAGTGAAGTGTGCAGAAGCTCGTGTATTTTTGAAGGAATCATCTCTTCTTTCTGCTTGTATTTTGTCTTCAACCTTGCTTATCCAAAACATCTGAAGAACACCCTGATTTTTCTCCAAAAGTACATTGTGAAAATAGATGAGGGTGAGGATCGGCCTCTGCCAATCACAGTCACCAGACAAATAAATCTTCTGTATTGA
- the LOC101479877 gene encoding receptor-type tyrosine-protein phosphatase eta, translating to MGKLQVKFCIFLCWALTSMYSDAQREYFIQRKNLTWVDARNYCQACFKELVTLTPDNIQALARDITSDHWIGLRKNFNFKNNSIDNSTGNLTSTVASYTESYFTTHYINNSDSSSPIMNWTQWANGDPLAFQNWYPGWPLPKPSPKPPNKTVCCSCSCTCPARPTTPMTTNAEFTTPNTTTTQSGHNVTSWSDDPAETTEFTPDFTDQSVVTDESTTHATRTENMTTRRTTPYFTTSAPWTTAEMPLAAQCEKSPVQEPEEPEDEDDSDDENYIEDSCVAMLSFGPWIEKSCLERLPFICYEDRFMGQVSVTNITFESANLTWLVAPGDISHYRVEVEGQKDNKTWEFSVTDLTCGLSNLTAGTSYSVQVFPVKCKRDLNPENATFYTIPKAVTNLTVSSVEKNSVFLRWEKPEGNVDFYRLTYETTPVKVTTERIKVEGLIPGTPYNFTVVSGVNDASKWSYEAHVSAYTKPDKVYNLTVSGNTKESILVKWDRPVGNFTDILVVANYPNGASLFNRTVKSNQQNVTVTDLPPATHIFIYVTVRVNNDLVGETKMIDSFTTPGPISNLILTTTSDSLTATWKPPVGSALNYTVERCLDRCVNETSVTTNIAFKNLKNAANYSVTVYAVSGQFTSTPVSAYKFTLPNSPTNPRATSVSKDSITFAWNAPKNTSAPTYGVTLNSSFWGQSWNYTTSDTTFTFLNLTSGTNYAFSVYAIADRQESASVYCADFTVEDLEEISLSMLCSSSEALLCDEESTRKGVFNELKEKFRTLLDGHIDWHLERQMKQG from the exons ATGGGGAAGTTGCAGGtgaaattttgtatttttctgtgCTGGG CTCTGACGTCGATGTACAGCGATGCACAGCGAGAGTATTTCATCCAGCGCAAAAATCTCACCTGGGTTGACGCCCGAAACTACTGTCAG GCCTGCTTCAAAGAGCTGGTGACACTGACTCCAGACAACATTCAGGCCCTTGCCCGGGACATCACCTCTGACCACTGGATTGGTCTTCGCAAGAACTTTAACTTCAAAAACAACTCTATCGACAACTCCACCGGCAACTTAACCAGCACTGTTGCAAGCTACACAGAAAGCTACTTCACCACACactatatcaacaacagtgactCCAGCAGCCCCATTATGAACTGGACTCAGTGGGCCAACGGGGATCCCCTAGCCTTCCAAAACTGGTACCCTGGCTGGCCGCTGCCTAAACCTTCCCCAAAACCTCCCAACAAAACCGTGTGCTGCAGCTGCTCCTGCACATGCCCAGCAAGGCCAACAACACCCATGACTACAAACGCAGAATTCACAACGCCCAACACGACAACAACACAATCAGGACATAATGTGACAAGTTGGAGTGATGACCCGGCTGAAACAACTGAATTCACACCAGACTTCACTGACCAATCTGTTGTTACCGACGAAAGTACAACACACGCAACAAGAACGGAAAACATGACGACCCGAAGAACAACTCCATATTTCACCACAAGTGCACCCTGGACGACCGCTGAGATGCCATTAGCAGCGCAGTGTGAGAAGTCGCCTGTGCAGGAGCCAGAAGAACCTGAAGATGAAGACGACAGTGATGATGAGAATTACATTGAAGACTCGTGTGTGGCCATGCTCAGCTTTGGGCCGTGGATTGAAAAGAGCTGCCTGGAGCGTCTGCCATTTATTTGTTATGAAG ATCGCTTCATGGGACAagtcagcgtcaccaatataaCTTTTGAGAGCGCCAACCTGACATGGTTGGTTGCACCGGGCGATATCAGCCATTATCGGGTAGAGGTCGAAGGTCAAAAGGATAACAAAACATGGGAGTTTAGCGTCACTGATTTGACCTGTGGCCTCTCCAACCTGACAGCAGGCACCTCCTACTCGGTCCAGGTGTTCCCCGTCAAGTGTAAAAGAGACCTCAACCCAGAGAACGCCACCTTCTACACCA tACCTAAGGCAGTCACAAACCTGACAGTCAGTTCTGTGGAGAAAAACTCTGTCTTTCTGAGATGGGAAAAACCAGAGGGAAACGTGGATTTCTATCGTCTGACTTACGAGACCACCCCTGTTAAAGTGACAACAGAGAGAATAAAGGTTGAGGGTTTGATACCTGGAACCCCCTACAATTTCACTGTCGTCTCGGGAGTCAATGACGCATCTAAGTGGAGCTATGAAGCTCACGTCTCAGCGTATACCA AGCCTGATAAAGTTTACAACCTGACAGTGTCTGGTAACACAAAAGAGTCGATATTGGTCAAATGGGATCGACCTGTGGGAAACTTCACAGATATCCTTGTGGTAGCTAACTACCCGAATGGAGC GAGCCTGTTTAATAGAACTGTAAAGTCCAATCAGCAGAACGTGACAGTAACAGATCTGCCACCGGCCACACATATATTCATCTATGTGACCGTGCGGGTCAACAACGACCTGGTGGGAGAAACCAAAATGATCGACAGCTTCACAA CTCCTGGACCGATTTCAAATTTGATTTTGACTACAACTAGTGATTCCCTCACCGCTACCTGGAAGCCTCCTGTTGGTAGCGCTTTAAATTACACAGTCGAGCGCTGTCTCGACCGTTGTGTAAACGAAACAAGTGTAACAACAAACATCGCATTCAAAAATCTGAAGAATGCTGCCAATTACTCTGTGACCGTCTATGCAGTGAGTGGACAATTTACCAGCACGCCAGTGTCCGCCTACAAGTTCACCC TGCCAAATTCTCCTACTAATCCCAGAGCCACTAGTGTCAGTAAGGACAGCATCACCTTTGCCTGGAATGCACCTAAAAACACATCAGCACCCACGTATGGTGTCACACTCAACTCCAGCTTCTGGGGTCAGAGTTGGAATTATACAACCTCTGACACCACGTTTACATTTCTTAACCTGACATCAGGGACCAACTATGCTTTCAGTGTGTACGCAATCGCTGACAGACAGGAAAGTGCCTCAGTATACTGTGCAGATTTCACAG TGGAAGACCTAGAGGAAATCAGCCTGTCGATGCTGTGCTCCTCGTCCGAGGCTCTCCTGTGTGATGAGGAATCAACAAGGAAGGGAGTATTTAATGAG CTGAAGGAGAAATTCAGAACGCTGTTGGACGGGCACATCGACTGGCATCTTGAGCGACAAATGAAACAAGGATAA